From the Hemicordylus capensis ecotype Gifberg chromosome 1, rHemCap1.1.pri, whole genome shotgun sequence genome, the window TCTTTAGTCTTTCCCACTATCTACGCCCGGTCCTCTGTCTGGAGTGACAACCCACAAGACTGGAAGGACTGCTGCTCATGCACATGTGGAAGTACTTTCCGCACAGACAGTGTGGGGATTTGGTTCCAGCCATTAGAATTAATTAAGTCATTGACCATTTGCTTGAAGTAGGCGCCTCACTCTGCTTCACAGAAGGGCCAGCCCTGCTGGAACTAGTATTTAGATAATCATTGCTCTGAATCCGGGGGCCATTTTGGAAGATTGGAGTCTAAATTAAATACACTGACTGACATTCTGATTAAATTTACCAGAGGAAGGCCTATTGAAATgtagtagtcctttagactaTTCCCTGAGTAGTCTGTTAAGAAATTTAGTACTGTTGAGAAATTTAGTCAGGCTGTTAGCCATCATTTGTCACAAAAGAATTCAGTCAGTCAAATCTTTATTAAGGTTTTTGGCCAGTATAAGGCAAACATATAAACTGTCATCAAAAGTGGAAGATTAAAACTATAAAGTTTAAAAACAGTCCATGCTCATGAGGGCTGTGAAGACAGTGACTATAGAATCAGAAGATGATAATACTAAAATCATATTGCTATCCAGCTAAGAACTATGAAAGCTATACAACTGGTTAAAAATGTGAAATGTAATAAGCTAAAAACATAGAAGCTAAGAGATAAACATCTATATTGTTAAAAATAgcctatggggctattcttacgatcacaaaaatcgggctaggaaaatcccagcctgatttttgtgatcgtaagaaccactgggctcgcagccaagcatgctaacccgctcctgtagcccgccccttagcccgggtttgcggaacgagtgctccgcaaacccgggctatctgcttgtgagtagccacgatgcggctccatgctgcagctacttatgagtagacccctgcactcgcgcagggcatacaggggcttccgggggccatgcggccaccgagctccccagcccccaccggctccatcttggagctggccatcgtgtgggtggccgatccggccacccaggactccctGCTTGCTTGtgagcgaggagagcgggcttagcccgctcttttCATTCACCCGTTAaaaccgggtctccctgatcgtgagacccagtcgtATGTCTATGAAGAGAGTTTGAAGGTGATAACAAGAATGTCATAGTATTGTTGTAAACTAAGAAGTCTAAAATTAGTTAAGATTAGAATTAAATTCTAAGTTACTATTAAGATAAGAACTGTAGAACTGGGGAGCAGGAGATTAGAGGCATTGGTCCAGGTATGAACCGTATCGGGCCTGATTAACTCTTGCCGGTGGTCGGGTCCTGGCAGATTTTGcacactgccatgcagaacttgacaACATTATGTGCTATGAGCAGGGTTGCAGTCAGAAACTAGTAATGATACGTAGAATTGGCCTGTGCAATTCTTGTGAGCAGTAGGGGAATGAGGGTACTGCGGATGTCTCTATAAAACAGGAAGTGAAGGAGGGCATGCTTggtggtttcaacttgcccagcatTGCAGGAACACAAGTGTTCTGGATCGGGGAATTTCCTAGATCTTCCATCCAAGATGGCTAAAGGGAGGGCCCTGCAGCGAGCCAGGCTGAAGGCTACTCTGTGATTTGGGACCTCTAGCTGCATaagatatttattgtatttattatttatttatttatttatttatttatcatatttatataccgcctgatatgtgtctctttaggtggtgtacataatttaaaacagagtaaaaacaattaaaacaatttcacaagataaaatgaaaaacaatttcatagaataaaaactattaaacagtttaaaattaatttcagttaaaaggcctgagagaacaggtgtgccttgagggtcttcctaaaagcaaatagggagtatattccaaagccctagggcagtcacagagaaggcccagctataagatcttaataggcaacagggttcattaCTCTCTCTTATGTACCTTGACTCaaagccgttgagggctttataggtaataaccagcattttgtattttgctcggaaacatatcagcagccagttcagttcttttaaaaccggtgttatgtggtcctttcgtgttgtcccagagaccaatctggctgctgcagtctGTACCAATGTAGTTTCTggcctatgtacaaaggcagccccacatagggtgcattacagtagtcaagcctggatatgCAGTGGGTGTCACTATGTACCTTAGGCTTTCAGTGATGGGGAGGTTTGGGGCCCTGCCTAAGTCATGTTGATGCTCTGCATCTATTATGCACTGTTTAAGAAGTGTCATGGCCTGCTCCTATCCTAGGGAAagtaggtggggtggggagagctcgAGTGACGGGGCACCACTGGGCGAAAGAGTTCAAGGAacacgggccaccaccaatcaggggctgagAGTGCACTCCCAGACACTCCCCCCACGTCTTATGTCAGAAGTGGGCGGGGGCgggcgttatttcagtcccaaatggggccacgtggcagggagagccgctcctggtctcgctgtcaatgcagcggggccgattgatctccctcccaaatggggccgcgctttaaggcagggagagtcgctccagcctgtGCTGCCAAACACAgcgcgggccaatctcccttccaaacgagGCCATGCTTCAGACGCGGGagtgtggctagctgggcccctgcatctgaattcagacgtggggggtggggccagggggctgtggcggcagcctccagcctccctccagcctccctacgctctgCCAAGTGATGATAGTTTTGCCAGCAGGATTCACTTCCATGTGGATTGGTATCCATCCTCCAGCATTGGCGGGGCTAGGCCCATTGGGAAACTTGATAGTCTTAGCCGTTATGTGCTAGGAGTGTGTCTTTggtctcctggcaaaggccataattttggttttgtggTCATTTATTTCCAGGCCTTCCTTAGGGCTCCCAGAGCTCTTCTGAGTCCTATGGGGGTCCTAGAGAGAATTGCCACATCGTCTGCGTAAAGCAGAATGGAGATGTGTTTCTCTGCCAGTTTGGGGGCAGCAAGGAGTGAAAGTCCAGATTATTATTTAAGTGGCCCACCATGGTGTTTATATAGACATTGAATAGATGTGGGGCACATATGTAGCCTTCTTTGATGCCCTTATATGTGGGAACTGTGCTCAGAGGGAAGCTATTTATACACACAGATTAGTATAAACAGCTTCCCTCTGAATTATTTTCTCATCGGCATAGTCTTCCTGCTCAACATAAACAAATGGCATTGCTGTTTGCATGTGCATTTAAGTAAAGTTGAATTCAGTTTTCTGAATGTCAGCACCAACTCACACTTTTATATTAGGGCAGGTTCACAACATCACTGCCAAGTTGGTAGACTGAGAATCGCTGGTTCCTCGAGGTTCCTGGCAGGTGTGTGCTCCCCACAGGTGTCTGGCCAAGTCCTGTTCCTGTGCCACATTGCCGAGATTCTCCCAACTTGCGCCCAACTTCTGTAACCAAGAATTAAAGTTGAGCATACAAAGTCAGAAGAATCTCAGTAATGTGGCATGGAGACCAGACAGATCTtgagtgggttcagacaacacacctGTTAAGAGTGTGTACTTGCCAGGTACCAACCAGACTTACCAACTTGGTGGCtatcatgtgaacctgcccactgTGTTCATTGCCAGTGAAACTTTTGTACATGTGTAAGAAGTCTGCaccttttcttttattttcttcagTCTCAGACTTCTCAttcctttgtttttgtttcagaTTCTTGACCTGGTAAGAAGACGGTTGCCTCTGTACAGTGGAAGTTAAATCTTGTGTATGGCGTGGTTAAGGTTGCAACCTGTCACCTCAACCTTCCTCCGCTTTGGGCTAGTTACCTTTGTGCTGTTCTTGCATGGTCTGCAGGTGGATGCTGGCACAGGGGCAGATTTATCCAGCACAGGACATAACATCACCACCTGCTCAGGTTCTTCTGAGTGCAAGGAGGGTGTTATCTTGCCAATATGGTACCCAGAAAACCCATCTCTTGGGGACAAAATTGCCAGAGTTATTGTTTACTTTGTGGCACTGATCTACATGTTCTTGGGAGTCTCTATTATTGCCGATCGTTTCATGGCGTCCATAGAGGTCATTACTTCACAAGAGAAAGAGATTACAATCAAGAAACCCAATGGAGaaaccaccacaaccaccatccGAGTATGGAATGAAACTGTTTCCAATCTGACCCTCATGGCTCTCGGTTCCTCTGCTCCCGAGATTCTTCTGTCATTAATAGAGGTATGTGGTCATGAGTTCAGGGCTGGTGATCTGGGGCCTTCTACCATAGTTGGCAGTGCAGCTTTCAATATGTTTATCATCATAGCCATCTGTGTCTATATCATTCCTGATGGTGAGGTTAGGAAGATAAAACACTTGAGGGTTTTCTTTGTCACAGCTGCTTGGAGCATCTTTGCATACATCTGGTTGTACATGATCCTCGCAGTCTTCTCTCCAGGTGTGGTCCAGGTATGGGAAGGCCTGCTCACTCTGTTCTTCTTTCCTGTTTGTGTCACCCTGGCTTGGCTAGCAGACAGAAGGTTGCTGTTCTATAAGTATATGCACAAAAAGTACCGTACTGACAAGCACAGGGGTATTATCATTGAGACTGAGGGGGAACACCCCAAGGGGATTGAAATGGATGGTAAAATGATGAACTCCCACTTTCTGGATGGAAACCTAGTGCCTATGGAGGGGAAAGAGGTGGATGAGTCTCGCAAGGAGATGATCCGGATCCTCAAGGATCTGAAGCAAAAGCACCCAGAAAAAGACTTGGACCAGCTGGTGGAAATGGCCAATTACTATGCCTTATCTCACCAGCAAAAGAGCAGAGCATTCTATCGGATTCAGGCCACCAGGATGATGACTGGAGCGGGCAATATTCTAAAAAAGCATGCGGCTGAGCAAGCCAAGAGGAGTGCTAGCTTGCATGAGGTGCGACCAGAAGAGCCTGAGGAATTCATCTCAAAAATTTATTTTGATCCTTGCTCCTACCAGTGTCTTGAGAACTGTGGTGCTGTCCTCCTAACAGTCGTCCGAAAAGGAGGGGACATATCCAAGACCATTTATGTGGACTATAAGACAGAGGATGGCTCTGCCAATGCTGGGGCTGACTATGAGTTTACAGAAGGGACAGTTGTTTTGAAGTCAGGGGAGACCCAGAAAGAGTTCTCCATAGGAATCATCGATGATGACATCTTTGAGGAAGATGAGCATTTCTTTGTGCGCCTCAGCAACCTACGGGTGCTTGAGGCAGAGGAGCCTCCTGAGCTCAACAACTTGCCATATCCCAAGGCCATACTGGCCTCGCCCTGCGTGGCTACTGTGACTATCTTGGATGACGACCATGCGGGCATCTTCACTTTTGAGTGTGATGTGATACATGTCAGTGAGAGCATTGGGGTGATGGAGGTGAAAGTTCTTAGGACATCTGGTGCCCGAGGTACAGTTATAGTCCCCTTTAGAACAGTTGAAGGGACAGCAAAAGGAGGTGGAGAGGATTTTGAAGATGCTTATGGAGAGCTGGAGTTCAAGAATGATGAAACTGTGTAAGTACCTCACTTTATTATCTTCAGTGGCCAACTATGTTTAACCTCAGAATTTTCTTCTATTACAGGTAAACTTGGGCAACATAAAATGGACTGtcctctctttttctcctttagTCTCCATACTTATTCCCCCCCAGGCAAGAACCCTACAGCAGGATCTAGTCTCTTCTGGTCTCCTCCTAGGTTTGAATAAATGGGGTTGCACATGCTTTTGAAACGGTCTAATGGGGAAATCTGATGCAGAAACTACAACTACcagtatttatatacagcttttcaacaaaagttgtcaaagcggtttatataggaacataataaaataaataataaaataaataataaaataaaataaaataatgttgctCCTCTGTCCCTAAGGGGTTAACAATCTaacagaaacacaaagtagacaccagcaacaaccactgatgTGGTGCTGTGCtttgatagggccagtttctctctgcctgctaaatacgagagaatcaccactttaaaaggtgcctctttgctcagttagcaggattaACTCAGTTAGCTGGGTAAACTACACAGACAATTCTGATACGGCTAAATTCCAAAGCGCACTGGGGCCTCaatccagaagaatttttttcatgTTAATTGTCATATTGACATACTATTCACAGATTGAATAAGTAGTGGTAGTAGGACCAGATATTTGGTCATTAAAACCTGAAGTAATCTTATTTGCCCCTTCTAACCAGTTAGGTCCCCCTCATCTCTTTCCAGTCACCAAATTAATCATTTTCAGGCAATAATAACACCAGTTCATTGTGAGTAACATGTTTATTTGTTTGAGAAACTACCTTATCAGTTTCAAAGAAATATATGAAAATCAAGTGGTTTTCATGCATAACCCCAGCAAGTGAAACTCACTTATTTATAAAGGGATTGTCTTCATTTCTGACAATCCATACTAGCGGTTGTTCTTGTAAATGAAACCCTCCATTGGCCAAGTCCTGCTGAATGCAATAATGCACATTTTTCTCTTACAGTTTGGAAGCATGCCCACTTTCTGTCACCACTTCCATTGATCTGTACTTTTGATTAAAGGTTGATTAAAGATTATCATTTTAGATAAAACTGGAAGGTGGAGAAAGTCAGTCTGGGTGAGATGCCTTCAGTGCAATCATCTCTTTTAGCAAAACTTAAGCAGTGTACACTTTCACTAATAACCTGCACTATTTGTTATactttttttctatgtaaaataaTAGCCAAGCCAACCTTCCTAGTGATTTGCATGCCCCTGCGCTTGCCCTGCCTCTGTTACCGCATTGGCTGATTTGCTCTGATGTCATGGTGAGACTGTTAGTCTTGCAAACAAATCTGTGTACAATCAAAAAATGAATCAATAGGCCCTATGCTTGTTTGGTGAGCAAAgacagcaaggctgttctcatgagcagcccaatccaggttccggcagcccagcctgggttgggtagcccaactttttacTCTGGCCTTTCGcaagggttaagggtgcaagagcgCCCTTAACCCTGCTGCCTGGgtcgtgtgtgtgcttgggctgcttgcagtggCGGTACCCATGTGCCGCAGCAAGTGGCAGAGTGAGCTGGGGAGGGTAATCGTGTACGGAGAGgtgggcaggagcctgcctccccaccttcCCTCCCCAGCAAGGTTGTGTGCATGAACTCATTGTGTAATTACTCTAGA encodes:
- the SLC8A3 gene encoding sodium/calcium exchanger 3 isoform X2, producing the protein MAWLRLQPVTSTFLRFGLVTFVLFLHGLQVDAGTGADLSSTGHNITTCSGSSECKEGVILPIWYPENPSLGDKIARVIVYFVALIYMFLGVSIIADRFMASIEVITSQEKEITIKKPNGETTTTTIRVWNETVSNLTLMALGSSAPEILLSLIEVCGHEFRAGDLGPSTIVGSAAFNMFIIIAICVYIIPDGEVRKIKHLRVFFVTAAWSIFAYIWLYMILAVFSPGVVQVWEGLLTLFFFPVCVTLAWLADRRLLFYKYMHKKYRTDKHRGIIIETEGEHPKGIEMDGKMMNSHFLDGNLVPMEGKEVDESRKEMIRILKDLKQKHPEKDLDQLVEMANYYALSHQQKSRAFYRIQATRMMTGAGNILKKHAAEQAKRSASLHEVRPEEPEEFISKIYFDPCSYQCLENCGAVLLTVVRKGGDISKTIYVDYKTEDGSANAGADYEFTEGTVVLKSGETQKEFSIGIIDDDIFEEDEHFFVRLSNLRVLEAEEPPELNNLPYPKAILASPCVATVTILDDDHAGIFTFECDVIHVSESIGVMEVKVLRTSGARGTVIVPFRTVEGTAKGGGEDFEDAYGELEFKNDETVKTVRVKIVDEEEYERQENFFIALGEPKWLERGISALLLTQEVAERKLTMEEEEAKRIAEMGKPILGEHPKLEVIIEESYEFKSTVDKLIKKTNLALVVGTHSWRDQFMEAITVSAAGDEDEDESGEERLPSCFDYVMHFLTVFWKVLFACVPPTEYCNGWACFIVSILIIGMLTAVIGDLASHFGCTIGLKDSVTAVVFVAFGTSVPDTFASKAAAVQDVYADASIGNVTGSNAVNVFLGIGLAWSVAAIYWAYQGQEFHVTAGTLAFSVTLFTIFAFVCISVLLYRRQPHLGGELGGPKGCRLATTLLFVSLWLLYILFATLEAYCYIKGF
- the SLC8A3 gene encoding sodium/calcium exchanger 3 isoform X1, translated to MAWLRLQPVTSTFLRFGLVTFVLFLHGLQVDAGTGADLSSTGHNITTCSGSSECKEGVILPIWYPENPSLGDKIARVIVYFVALIYMFLGVSIIADRFMASIEVITSQEKEITIKKPNGETTTTTIRVWNETVSNLTLMALGSSAPEILLSLIEVCGHEFRAGDLGPSTIVGSAAFNMFIIIAICVYIIPDGEVRKIKHLRVFFVTAAWSIFAYIWLYMILAVFSPGVVQVWEGLLTLFFFPVCVTLAWLADRRLLFYKYMHKKYRTDKHRGIIIETEGEHPKGIEMDGKMMNSHFLDGNLVPMEGKEVDESRKEMIRILKDLKQKHPEKDLDQLVEMANYYALSHQQKSRAFYRIQATRMMTGAGNILKKHAAEQAKRSASLHEVRPEEPEEFISKIYFDPCSYQCLENCGAVLLTVVRKGGDISKTIYVDYKTEDGSANAGADYEFTEGTVVLKSGETQKEFSIGIIDDDIFEEDEHFFVRLSNLRVLEAEEPPELNNLPYPKAILASPCVATVTILDDDHAGIFTFECDVIHVSESIGVMEVKVLRTSGARGTVIVPFRTVEGTAKGGGEDFEDAYGELEFKNDETVKTIHIKVIDDEEYEKNKTFFIELMGPRMVDMSLQKALLLTQEVAERKLTMEEEEAKRIAEMGKPILGEHPKLEVIIEESYEFKSTVDKLIKKTNLALVVGTHSWRDQFMEAITVSAAGDEDEDESGEERLPSCFDYVMHFLTVFWKVLFACVPPTEYCNGWACFIVSILIIGMLTAVIGDLASHFGCTIGLKDSVTAVVFVAFGTSVPDTFASKAAAVQDVYADASIGNVTGSNAVNVFLGIGLAWSVAAIYWAYQGQEFHVTAGTLAFSVTLFTIFAFVCISVLLYRRQPHLGGELGGPKGCRLATTLLFVSLWLLYILFATLEAYCYIKGF
- the SLC8A3 gene encoding sodium/calcium exchanger 3 isoform X6, with the protein product MAWLRLQPVTSTFLRFGLVTFVLFLHGLQVDAGTGADLSSTGHNITTCSGSSECKEGVILPIWYPENPSLGDKIARVIVYFVALIYMFLGVSIIADRFMASIEVITSQEKEITIKKPNGETTTTTIRVWNETVSNLTLMALGSSAPEILLSLIEVCGHEFRAGDLGPSTIVGSAAFNMFIIIAICVYIIPDGEVRKIKHLRVFFVTAAWSIFAYIWLYMILAVFSPGVVQVWEGLLTLFFFPVCVTLAWLADRRLLFYKYMHKKYRTDKHRGIIIETEGEHPKGIEMDGKMMNSHFLDGNLVPMEGKEVDESRKEMIRILKDLKQKHPEKDLDQLVEMANYYALSHQQKSRAFYRIQATRMMTGAGNILKKHAAEQAKRSASLHEVRPEEPEEFISKIYFDPCSYQCLENCGAVLLTVVRKGGDISKTIYVDYKTEDGSANAGADYEFTEGTVVLKSGETQKEFSIGIIDDDIFEEDEHFFVRLSNLRVLEAEEPPELNNLPYPKAILASPCVATVTILDDDHAGIFTFECDVIHVSESIGVMEVKVLRTSGARGTVIVPFRTVEGTAKGGGEDFEDAYGELEFKNDETVKTVRVKIVDEEEYERQENFFIALGEPKWLERGISALLLTQEVAERKLTMEEEEAKRIAEMGKPILGEHPKLEVIIEESYEFKSTVDKLIKKTNLALVVGTHSWRDQFMEAITVSAGDEDEDESGEERLPSCFDYVMHFLTVFWKVLFACVPPTEYCNGWACFIVSILIIGMLTAVIGDLASHFGCTIGLKDSVTAVVFVAFGTSVPDTFASKAAAVQDVYADASIGNVTGSNAVNVFLGIGLAWSVAAIYWAYQGQEFHVTAGTLAFSVTLFTIFAFVCISVLLYRRQPHLGGELGGPKGCRLATTLLFVSLWLLYILFATLEAYCYIKGF
- the SLC8A3 gene encoding sodium/calcium exchanger 3 isoform X3, translated to MAWLRLQPVTSTFLRFGLVTFVLFLHGLQVDAGTGADLSSTGHNITTCSGSSECKEGVILPIWYPENPSLGDKIARVIVYFVALIYMFLGVSIIADRFMASIEVITSQEKEITIKKPNGETTTTTIRVWNETVSNLTLMALGSSAPEILLSLIEVCGHEFRAGDLGPSTIVGSAAFNMFIIIAICVYIIPDGEVRKIKHLRVFFVTAAWSIFAYIWLYMILAVFSPGVVQVWEGLLTLFFFPVCVTLAWLADRRLLFYKYMHKKYRTDKHRGIIIETEGEHPKGIEMDGKMMNSHFLDGNLVPMEGKEVDESRKEMIRILKDLKQKHPEKDLDQLVEMANYYALSHQQKSRAFYRIQATRMMTGAGNILKKHAAEQAKRSASLHEVRPEEPEEFISKIYFDPCSYQCLENCGAVLLTVVRKGGDISKTIYVDYKTEDGSANAGADYEFTEGTVVLKSGETQKEFSIGIIDDDIFEEDEHFFVRLSNLRVLEAEEPPELNNLPYPKAILASPCVATVTILDDDHAGIFTFECDVIHVSESIGVMEVKVLRTSGARGTVIVPFRTVEGTAKGGGEDFEDAYGELEFKNDETVKTIHIKVIDDEEYEKNKTFFIELMGPRMVDMSLQKALLLTQEVAERKLTMEEEEAKRIAEMGKPILGEHPKLEVIIEESYEFKSTVDKLIKKTNLALVVGTHSWRDQFMEAITVSAGDEDEDESGEERLPSCFDYVMHFLTVFWKVLFACVPPTEYCNGWACFIVSILIIGMLTAVIGDLASHFGCTIGLKDSVTAVVFVAFGTSVPDTFASKAAAVQDVYADASIGNVTGSNAVNVFLGIGLAWSVAAIYWAYQGQEFHVTAGTLAFSVTLFTIFAFVCISVLLYRRQPHLGGELGGPKGCRLATTLLFVSLWLLYILFATLEAYCYIKGF